In Manis pentadactyla isolate mManPen7 chromosome 8, mManPen7.hap1, whole genome shotgun sequence, the following are encoded in one genomic region:
- the DCLRE1A gene encoding DNA cross-link repair 1A protein produces the protein MIEDTFFEEEIWEYKSKRKPKPVHSNNFSENISKSVEKATDRKYQSRRNRNKKRTVEAKEKAKDPEVCIGETYSQTSVASGQDSGCRDGIQQSQDKETTPAKCCKAQKSKQVSPKIRPVYDGYCPICQMPFSILLGQTPRWHVFECLDSPPVSETECPDGLLCTSTMPSHYKRYTHLQLAQSRASNSPSNIPSHGAGGSFTENNSGFFCSLEEGWSQDQKQMEDFKNVSAVPFVVTHCLRKSQSPAEAPRKISSSTNIQTFQQAPQFTEFVSNDKLVGVGVPLAEESDRQNNSEHLRLALPENDFSNCEISYSPLQSDEESSDIDEKLKDSQQELFFTGSSEDGSLEEDDNSSALFSKLHGPLLKDQEEHCPEVNSFPTQGTYNEELYKCNTLNDSSQFVFQNKNITSCDDPAYTDDDFMLFPPALAEGLTSSYQVTSYQTKPDEPKFHSSQLNTQKRVIEESAVHNQISLSLLKRQMPKRLESREGSYLTFRLTQSKSRELSSKNYNAKNSTSSACSCRKSLEGMLDSEVTVLNTEKFSSAYAAAKSLKILPSDPKCNATHTSAKAMKQMDIGVYFGLPPKRKEEKLLGEGALKGMSLNPVPSPNEKRSRQCKRKAEKSLSDLELDEKILDEHQSSVELSRERSQHQRKRRKKSDSQEGAHQKRLHHLSNKIESETVNISQDKVFIKSVYGRLLRRNVKISESSNTGALRKKTCPFYKKIPGTGFTVDAFQYGLVEGCTAYFLTHFHSDHYAGLSKNFTFPVYCSEITGNLLKSKLHVQEQYIYPLPMDTDCIVNGIKVVLLDANHCPGAVMILFYLPNGNVILHTGDFRADPTMERSLLAGQKVHTLYLDTTYCSPEYSFPSQQEVIQFAINTAFEAVTLNPHALVVCGTYSIGKEKVFLAIADVLGSKVGMSQEKYKTLQCLKIPEINSLITTDMGNSLVHLLPMMQINFKALQSHLKKCGGKYNQILAFRPTGWTHSNKLTCITDVIPQTKGNISIYGIPYSEHSSYLEMKRFVQWLKPQKIIPTVNVGTLRSRNTMEKYFKEWKLEAGY, from the exons ATGATAGAAGACACTTTTTTCGAAGAAGAAATCTGGGAATACAAATCGAAAAGAAAACCGAAACCAGTACATTCAAATAATTTCTCTGAGAATATTTCAAAATCTGTTGAAAAAGCAACAGATAGAAAATATCAGTCAAGacgaaacagaaataaaaaaagaactgtaGAAGCTAAAGAGAAGGCGAAGGACCCTGAAGTGTGTATTGGAGAAACATACAGTCAAACTTCTGTAGCTTCTGGTCAGGATTCTGGTTGCAGGGatggtattcagcagtcccaagacAAGGAGACCACTCCAGCAAAGTGCTGTAAGGCTCAGAAAAGCAAGCAAGTGTCTCCAAAAATACGTCCAGTTTATGATGGATACTGTCCAATCTGCCAGATGCCTTTTTCCATATTGCTAGGTCAGACACCTCGATGGCATGTTTTTGAGTGTTTGGATTCTCCACCAGTCTCTGAAACAG AGTGTCCTGATGGTCTTCTATGTACCTCAACAATGCCTTCTCATTACAAGAGATACACTCATCTCCAGCTAGCTCAGAGCAGGGCTAGTAATAGTCCTTCCAACATTCCATCACATGGGGCAGGTGGtagtttcactgagaataattcAGGCTTTTTTTGTAGTCTTGAGGAAGGATGGTCTCAGGATCAGAAACAAATGGAAGACTTCAAAAATGTTTCAGCTGTTCCCTTTGTGGTGACGCACTGTCTCAGAAAATCTCAGTCTCCAGCTGAAGCCCCCAGAAAGATTTCCTCTTCAACAAATATCCAAACATTCCAACAAGCCCCACAGTTTACAGAATTTGTTAGTAACGACAAACTGGTAGGAGTTGGTGTGCCTCTTGCCGAAGAATCAGATCGCCAAAACAACTCAGAACACCTACGTTTGGCATTGCCCGAAAATGACTTTAGCAACTGTGAAATCTCCTATTCTCCACTTCAAAGTGATGAAGAATCTTCTGATATTGATGAAAAGCTGAAGGACTCACAGCAGGAACTCTTTTTTACAGGAAGCTCTGAAGATGGCAGCCTAGAAGAAGATGATAATAGCTCTGCTTTGTTTAGCAAACTCCATGGTCCCTTACTGAAGGACCAGGAGGAGCATTGCCCCGAAGTGAACAGCTTCCCAACTCAGGGCACATACAATGAAGAATTGTACAAGTGCAACACTCTAAATGATTCATCTCaatttgttttccaaaataaGAATATTACTTCATGTGATGATCCAGCATATACTGATGATGATTTTATGTTGTTTCCACCTGCATTAGCAGAAGGGCTTACTTCTAGTTACCAAGTCACTAGTTACCAAACAAAGCCTGATGAGCCAAAATTTCACTCATCTCAATTAAATACACAGAAACGGGTAATTGAAGAATCAGCTGTTCACAAtcaaatttctctttctttactTAAGCGTCAAATGCCAAAACGTTTGGAAAGCCGGGAGGGAAGCTATCTTACTTTCCGTCTAACCCAGAGTAAAAGCAGGGAATTATCAAGTAAGAATTACAATGCCAAGAACAGTACTAGCTCAGCATGTTCCTGCAGAAAGTCATTAGAGGGTATGTTAGACAGTGAAGTTACAGTTTTAAATACAGAGAAATTTTCTAGTGCATATGCTGCTGCTAAGTCTCTGAAAATATTGCCATCTGATCCTAAGTGTAATGCAACACACACTTCTGCCAAAGCAATGAAGCAAATGGATATAGGTGTGTATTTTGGACTACCAccgaaaagaaaagaagagaaattgcTGGGGGAAGGTGCATTAAAAGGGATGAGCTTAAATCCAGTCCCAAGTCCTAATGAAAAGAGGTCCCGGCAGTGCAAGAGGAAGGCAGAAAAATCTTTAAGTGATTTAGAACTTGATGAAAAAATTTTAGATGAGCATCAGTCCTCTGTGGAACTTTCTAGGGAGAGATCACAGCATCAAAGAAAGAGACGTAAAAAGTCAGATTCACAGGAAGGAGCACATCAGAAGAGGTTGCATCACCTCAGTAACAAAATAGAATCTGAAACAGTCAATATAAGTCAAGACAAAGTCTTCATAAAATCAGTTTATGGAAGGCTGCTGAGAAGGAACGTGAAAATTTCAGAGTCATCTAATACAGGAGCATTGAGAAAAAAGACATGTCCATTCTATAAGAAAATACCTG GAACTGGCTTCACAGTTGATGCTTTTCAGTATGGATTGGTTGAAGGTTGCACAGCCTATTTTCTCACACATTTTCATTCTGATCATTATGCTGGACTGTCTAAAAACTTCACATTTCCAGTTTATTGTAGTGAG ATAACTGGCAATTTGTTGAAGAGCAAACTTCATGTGCAAGAACAATATATCTACCCACTGCCAATGGACACTGATTGTATAGTGAATGGTATAAAAGTTGTTTTGCTTGATGCCAATCA CTGTCCAGGTGCTGTCATGATCCTTTTTTATCTTCCTAACGGTAATGTCATATTACATACCGGAGACTTCAGAGCAGATCCCACCATGGAACGTTCTCTTCTagcaggccagaaagtccacacGCTTTACTTAGACACAAC ATATTGCAGCCCAGAATACTCCTTTCCGTCTCAGCAAGAGGTTATCCAGTTTGCCATCAACACTGCCTTTGAGGCTGTAACTCTAAACCCACATGCTCTTGTTGTCTGTGGCACTTACTCTATTGGAAAAGAGAAAGTCTTCCTAG CCATTGCTGATGTTTTAGGTTCAAAAGTGGGCATGtcccaagaaaaatataaaacattacagTGCCTCAAAATACCAGAAATTAATTCCCTCATCACCACAGACATGGGCAATTCACTGGTTCACCTTCTCCCAATGATGCAGATTAATTTTAAG gCTTTACAGAGTCATTTGAAGAAGTGTGGTGGAAAATACAATCAGATTTTGGCTTTTCGACCCACAGGATGGACACATTCCAATAAGTTAACTTGTATAACAGATGTTATTCCCCAGACCAAAGGAAACATTTCAATATATg GAATTCCTTACAGTGAACACAGCAGCTACCTAGAAATGAAACGTTTTGTTCAGTGGCTGAAGCCCCAGAAAATCATACCTACTGTGAATGTTGGCACCTTGAGATCTAGGAACACAatggagaaatattttaaagagtgGAAATTGGAAGCTGGATATTGA